In Zonotrichia leucophrys gambelii isolate GWCS_2022_RI chromosome 8, RI_Zleu_2.0, whole genome shotgun sequence, one genomic interval encodes:
- the RGSL1 gene encoding regulator of G-protein signaling protein-like: protein MVPRTTQVLPVKPLCLDGRGHFQGHPPTSASIASTDMGLLLQDDVFVDFFNIFLSLPIFGQTPLYISGMGRWCLWPELPSHLDASPAALLAWLEKQRLPHFCKSSLCLHLVLCQRLLAFIRSGEAAELLNWQSADQWLLERCISGSQGMRHLCAFLRGTAGEELMDFWLITERLLGLDESDGSQRELFLSLEHRLRATHLREGSSVLTFCTTIMGSLPKAKHIQSISTRREILSKMQEQVLFMIQSYWLPKFLEHCKMGMEEEELCWPLLQECQKRLSQAGWQPPGLAEPVPTMHIKRSQGVPGPYCSQKAKAEVWAMVKEGRDSQELKMATFQVKAEKQPGPAGSREELWLDKNAVGSTPQQSQHPAFGGRGRAAFPGRPQSSAKQDLQNLCKVKMLPDLLPSASLARLPSLKKPIKTLDFLPWALSAEACAGRPFRDFLQHQNRPMETLLLDLWHDLEEFLPVVLDSGRENSFSLRHLIGEKICKTYLEDSSIEKLPLETRTLVSLWNRLTYGEFSPWIFRAQKEICKVLCGLYEEFLAADDRTFLQFMAPGMEVPMAKVPGRAAGRWGHFHLSQRMNQALQLSQALHGTRSLEEVSSKHWQLLAARDLQKGGSIQAEMELLLGSHESQRMIADELAVSSPSREEELLQLTKAALESPQRHPVEAPGSRCHLWLSPGEEASPVSVPTAVASERIARENAAAAARKREARKRRLEEEGEEYEEDEEDTDEDEEEKEGPYYQKKKKQKQMEKEKKSGKQKKTEKQEKTGKERRTEKEKRTEKEKKTEKEKKQKQRRKDQQQEQQQDLLPWNKKPRSRRPRFVQDGTGDLKTPRMAWAWAAIRELVRSFCKFRRDMKNQTRCAEFQDFLRQERRNKREKEEGRRSPGQREGVAHRGRKGRRKLHAAKGSPDRVKEQTQCWAAAHSISSPASDLPVKEKKTKGPAKSPAKSPRKGKGKGKGQQQQVTLIKRRMLDKQIIIVNFLVDDLRFYLEMDRFSKLADGMEDADPQNTESGNYSSFLKKKLEIISKLFLNSDIPPKLRVNISQKERDFIWRSSSKGPLTRAIYHNAKVTLFPILMFFWRRFCTWKVMRTFQAYQGLSRFGTPEEEEEEEENSEFPDEGDRSSQEPKGGRSSKAQQQDRSSKAQQQERSSKAQQQDRSSKAQQQERSSQEPKGGRSSKVQQEKSSQEPKGGRSSRGRKEGKVPASAPAKSPSKAAKSPGPKKLEVIASTTQHAPGKKALLSYNMSDGLGLLLPRPPKKTEPPEEQKAADASGEKRPSLTEPALQAGP from the exons ATGGTCCCCAGGACAACCCAG GTCCTCCCTGTAAAACCACTGTGCCTTGATGGAAGAGGGCATTTCCAGGGGCACCCACCCACCAGC GCATCCATAGCTTCCACGGAcatggggctgctgctgcaagaTGATGTTTTTGTTGACTTTTTCAACATCTTTCTGAGCCTTCCT atttttgGGCAGACACCCCTTTACATCAGTGGCATGGGCCGGTGGTGCCTGTGGCCAGAGCTGCCGAGCCACCTG GATGCCAGTCCCGCGGCTTTGCTGGCTTGGTTGGAAAAGCAGCGTCTGCCTCACTTCTGCAAATCCAGCCTGTGCCTGCACCTCGTCCTCTGCCAGAGGCTGCTGGCTTTCATTCGCTCGGGGGAAGCAG cagagctgctgaactGGCAGAGTGCTGACCAGTGGCTGCTGGAGAGGTGCATCAGCGGGAGCCAGGGCATGCGGCACCTCTGCGCCTTCCTCCGGGGAACTGCAG GGGAAGAACTGATGGACTTCTGGCTCATCACTGAGAGGCTCCTGGGTCTGGATGAGTCGGATGGGAGTCAGAGGGAGCTGTTCTTGTCCCTGGAGCACAGGCTGAGAGCCACTCATCTGCGTGAAGGCTCCAGCGTCCTCACCTTCTGCACCACCATCATGG GGTCTCTTCCAAAAGCCAAGCACATCCAGTCCATCAGCACGAGGAGGGAGATCCTAAGCAAGATGCAGGAACAGGTCCTGTTCATGATTCAGAGTTACTGGCTCCCTAAATTCCTCGAGCACTGCAAGATGGGGATGGAGGAAGAGGAATTGTGCTGGCCTTTGCTGCAGGAATGTCAGAAACGTTTGTCACAGGCTGGCTGGCAGCCCCCAGGCCTTGCAGAGCCCGTCCCCACCATGCACATCAAAAGGAGCCAGGGTGTGCCAGGGCCCTACTGCAGCCAGAAGGCCAAAGCAGAGGTCTGGGCTATGGTCAAGGAAGGGAGAGACAGCCAAGAATTGAAAATGGCCACTTTTCAGGTGAAAGCAGAGAAgcagccagggccagctgggagcagggaggaattGTGGCTGGATAAGAATGCTGTGGGATCAACTCCCCAGCAGTCACAGCATCCTGCCTTTGgaggcagaggaagagcagcattTCCTGGCAGACCTCAGTCCAGTGCAAAGCAGGATCTACAAAACCTCTGTAAGGTGAAAATGCTCCCTGACCTGCTTCCCTCTGCATCCCTTGCCCGGCTGCCATCCCTGAAAAAGCCAATCAAGACCCTGGATTTCCTTCCCTGGGCCCTGAGTGCTGAGGCTTGTGCTGGAAGACCCTTCAGAGATTTCCTGCAGCATCAGAACAGACCCATGGAGACTCTTCTCCTGGACCTGTGGCACGACCTGGAGGAGTTTCTGCCCGTGGTTCTGGACTCCGGCAGAGAAAACAGCTTCTCCCTGCGCCATCTGATTGGGGAGAAGATCTGCAAGACCTACCTGGAGGACAGCAGCATTGAGAAGCTGCCCTTGGAGACCAGGACCCTCGTGAGTTTGTGGAACCGTCTGACATATGGAGAATTCTCCCCCTGGATATTCAGAGCCCAGAAGGAGATTTGCAAG GTGCTCTGTGGCCTCTATGAGGAATTTCTGGCTGCTGACGACAGGACATTCCTCCAGTTTATG GCTCCAGGCATGGAAGTCCCCATGGCCAAGGTGCCAGGCCGTGCTGCTGGCAGATGGGGACATTTCCACCTGTCCCAGAGGATGAACCAGgccctgcagctgagccaggCCCTGCATGGCACGAGGAGCTTGGAGGAGGTCTCCTCCAAGCACTGGCAATTGCTTGCTGCTCGGGACCTGCAGAAAGGGGGCTCCATCCAGGCAgagatggagctgctcctgggcagccaTG aaTCCCAGAGGATGATAGCAGATgagctggctgtgagcagccccagcagggaagaggagctcctgcagctcacgAAGGCAGCACTCG AGTCACCACAGAGACACCCCGTGGAGGCTCCAGGGTCCAGGTGTCAcctctggctgtcccctggggaAGAGGCCAGCCCTGtttctgtccccacagctgtTGCATCTGAGAGGATTGCTCGAgagaatgctgctgctgctgcaaggaaGAGGGAAGCTAGAAAACGCAG gctggaggaggagggtgaggagtatgaggaggatgaggaagatacggatgaggatgaagaagagaaggaaggaccCTACTatcagaagaagaagaagcagaaacagatggagaaggagaaaaagtcagggaagcagaaaaagacagagaagcaggaaaagacagggaaggagagaaggacagagaaggagaaaaggacagagaaggagaaaaagacagagaaggagaaaaaacagaagcagaggaggaaggatcagcagcaggagcagcagcaggatttgttGCCCTGGAACAAAAAGCCCAGGTCGAGGCGTCCTCGGTTTGtgcaggatgggacaggggacCTCAAGACACCGAGGATG gcaTGGGCCTGGGCTGCCATCCGGGAGCTTGTCAGGAGCTTCTGCAAGTTCAGGAGGGACATGAAGAATCAAACACGCTGCGCAGAGTTTCAGGATTTTCTCCGTCAGGAGCGAAGAAACAAGAGGGAAA aggaggagggaaggagatcACCAGGCCAGAGGGAAGGTGTAGCTCACAGGGGTAGAAAGGGCCGCAGGAAATTGCATGCAGCTAAGGGAAGCCCAGATAGGGTGAAGGAGCAAacccagtgctgggcagcagcacacagcatctCTTCCCCTGCCTCAGACTTGCCTGTCAAGGAGAAGAAGACCAAAGGTCCTGCCAAGAGTCCTGCCAAGAGCCCCCGCAAGGGCAAGGGCAAAGGcaagggccagcagcagcaggtgacGCTGATCAAACGCCGCATGTTGGACAAACAGATCATCATCGTCAACTTCCTTGTGGATGACCTCCGCTTTTACCTGGAGATGGACAG GTTTTCCAAGCTGGCTGATGGCATGGAAGATGCAGACCCCCAGAACACGGAGTCAGGAAACTACAGTTCCTTTCTCAAAAAGAAACTTGAGATCATCAGCAAACTTTTCCTGAACTCTGACATCCCCCCCAAGCTGAGG gtgaACATCTCTCAGAAAGAGAGGGATTTCATCTGGCGTTCATCCTCCAAGGGGCCGCTGACCCGGGCCATCTACCACAACGCCAAGGTCACCCTCTTCCCCATCCTGATGTTCTTCTGGAGAAG GTTCTGCACCTGGAAGGTGATGAGGACCTTTCAGGCCTACCAAGGGCTCAGCAGGTTTGGGAcccctgaggaggaggaggaggaggaggagaactcTGAGTTCCCTGATGAGGGGGACAGGAGCTCTCAGGAGCCCAAGGGAGGCAGGAGCTCCAaggcccagcagcaggacaggagctccaaggcccagcagcaggagaggagctccaAGGCCCaacagcaggacaggagctccaaggcccagcagcaggagaggagctctCAGGAGCCcaagggagggaggagctcCAAGGTCCAACAGGAGAAGAGCTCTCAGGAGCCCAAGGGAGGCAGGAGCTCCCGTGGCCGCAAGGAGGGCAAGGTTCCAGCCTCTGCACCTGCAAAAAGCCCCTCCAAAGCAGCCAAGAGCCCTGGCCCCAAGAAGCTGGAGGTCATTGCCTCTACTACACAACATGCTCCAG